A genomic stretch from Falco naumanni isolate bFalNau1 chromosome 8, bFalNau1.pat, whole genome shotgun sequence includes:
- the LMAN2 gene encoding vesicular integral-membrane protein VIP36 — protein MAAGAGGLLVAAALLLLAVAGPRPATAELTDGNSEHLKREHSLMKPYQGAGSAAMPLWDFQGSTMVTSQYVRLTPDERSREGSIWNRVPCFLKDWELHVHFKIHGAGKKNLHGDGLALWYTQERLVPGPVFGSKDNFHGLAIFLDTYPNDEAAEHVFPYISAMVNNGSLTYDHSKDGRWTELAGCTADLRNQNHDTFLAIRYSRGRLTVMTDVEDKNEWKNCIDIAGVQLPTGYFFGASAGTGDLSDNHDIISMKLFQLMVEHPLEDETVDWTKIEPSVSLLKSPKDNVDDPTGNFRSGPLTGWKVFLLLLCALLGIIVCAVVGAVVFQKRQERNKRFY, from the exons ATGGCGGCGGGTGCGGGCGGGCTGCTGGTGGCCGCTGCGCTGCTGCTGTTGGCGGTGGCCGGGCCGCGCCCGGCCACCGCCGAGCTCACAGATGGCAACAGCGAACATCTGAAACGGGAGCACTCGCTGATGAAGCCGTATCAGG GCGCGGGCTCCGCCGCGATGCCGCTGTGGGACTTCCAGGGCAGCACCATGGTCACCAGCCAGTACGTCCGCCTGACGCCCGACGAGCGCAGCCGCGAGGGCTCCATCTGGAACCGCGTG CCCTGCTTCCTCAAGGACTGGGAGCTCCACGTCCACTTCAAGATCCACGGAGCCGGCAAGAAGAACCTGCACGGGGACGGCCTGGCGCTATGGTACACGCAGGAGCGCCTGGTGCCAG GTCCTGTCTTTGGCAGCAAGGACAATTTTCATGGACTGGCTATTTTCCTGGATACATATCCCAACGACGAAGCAGCAGAG CATGTGTTCCCGTATATCTCTGCAATGGTTAATAATGGCTCCCTGACGTACGACCACAGTAAGGATGGGCGCTGGACGGAGCTGGCGGGGTGCACCGCTGACCTTCGGAACCAGAACCATGACACTTTCCTGGCAATTCGGTACTCCCGAGGTCGCCTGACG GTGATGACTGATGTGGAAGACAAGAACGAATGGAAGAACTGCATTGACATTGCAGGGGTGCAGCTGCCAACCGGCTACTTCTTTGGTGCTTCTGCTGGCACTGGAGATTTGTCTG ACAATCACGACATTATCTCGATGAAGCTATTCCAGCTCATGGTAGAGCACCCTCTAGAAGATGAGACCGTTGACTGGACCAAGATTGAGCCTAGTGTCAGCCTCCTTAAATCGCCCAAAG aCAACGTGGATGACCCAACGGGGAATTTCCGAAGTGGGCCTCTGACAGGCTGGAAGGtgttcctgctcctgctctgcgCGCTGCTGGGCATCATTGTCTGCGCCGTGGTGGGAGCTGTGGTCTTCCAGAAACGCCAGGAGCGGAACAAACGTTTCTACTAG
- the B4GALT7 gene encoding beta-1,4-galactosyltransferase 7 codes for MGPARRRAALRLRGGGSPPLLGLLPGRGSVFPLFFLALLLGFASLLWLQLSCSGEGPLPGEGQSRGSPRQPCPPQPPPAPPPEDEPSWGPHRLALLVPFRERFEELLAFVPYMHRFLSKKRIRHHIFILNQVDHFRFNRASLINVGFLESGNDTDYIAMHDVDLLPLNEQLDYGFPEAGPFHVASPELHPLYHYKTYVGGILLLTKQHYEMCNGMSNRFWGWGREDDEFYRRIKGAGLQVRRPSGITTGYETFQHLHDPAWRKRDQKRIAAQKQEQFKVDREGGLNNVRYRIESQTTLSVAGAPCTVLNILLDCDTSETPWCTFG; via the exons ATgggcccggcccgccgcagGGCCGCGCTCCGCCTGCGCGGCGGCGg GTCCCCGCCGCTGCTGGGCCTGCTGCCCGGCCGGGGCTCCGTCTTCCCGCTCTTCTTCCTGGCGCTGCTCCTGGGCTTCGCCTCGCTGCTCTggctccagctcagctgctcGGGCGAGGGGCCGCTGCCCGGCGAGGGGCAGAGCCGGGGGTCCCCccgccagccctgcccgccccagcccccccccgccccgccgccggagGACGAGCCGTCGTGGGGTCCCCACCGCCTGGCGCTGCTCGTCCCCTTCCGCGAGCGCTTCGAGGAGCTGCTGGCCTTCGTGCCCTACATGCACCGCTTCCTGAGCAAGAAGAGGATCCGCCATCACATCTTCATCCTCAACCAGGTGGACCACTTCAG GTTTAACAGGGCATCCCTGATCAATGTGGGCTTTCTGGAAAGCGGCAACGACACCGACTACATTGCAATGCACGACGTCGATCTCCTGCCCCTCAATGAGCAGCTGGACTACGGCTTCCCAGAGGCAGGGCCCTTCCACGTGGCGTCTCCGGAGCTGCACCCGCTCTACCACTATAAGACCTATGTGGGTGGCATCCTGCTGCTCACCAAGCAGCACTATGAGATG TGCAACGGCATGTCCAACCGCTTCTGGGGCTGGGGACGGGAGGACGATGAGTTTTATCGACGTATCAAAGGAGCCGGTCTCCAG GTTCGCCGTCCCTCTGGAATCACGACTGGATATGAGACTTTCCAGCACCTGCACGACCCAGCCTGGAGAAAGAGAGACCAGAAGCGCATCGCTGCACAGAAGCAG gAACAGTTTAAGGTAGATCGGGAGGGAGGTCTGAACAACGTGAGGTACCGAATCGAGTCACAGACAACTCTGAGTGTGGCAGGAGCCCCTTGCACCGTCCTTAATATCTTGCTGGACTGTGACACAAGTGAGACCCCGTGGTGCACGTTTGGCTGA